In the Agrococcus beijingensis genome, GCCCGGTGACGCTCCCGACGCACGAGATCGTCTCCGGCCTGCACCACCTCACCACGGTGAAGCAGGACGCGCTGGGCCACGGTCGCACGTTCTCCTCGGTCGCCGAGGCGATCATGGCGATGGACCAGGGCTCGCTCGACCTCAACGCCGTCGTGCGCATCCGCCTGACGGGCCTGGTCTTCCGCGACCAGGACCGCCCGGAGGGCTACGTCGACGGTGAGCCGTTCGTGCTCGAGACGACGCTGGGCCGTGCGCTCTTCAACGAGCTGCTGCCCGACGACTTCCCGTTCGTCACCGAGGTCGCGGCCAAGCCGGTCATCTCGCTCATCGTGAACGCGCTCGCCGAGCGCTACTCGAAGACCGTGGTGGCGGCGACGCTCGACAAGATCAAGGACGCGGGCTTCTACTGGGCGACGCGCTCCGGCATCTCGGTCGCGCTCTCCGACGTCATCACGCCCGCCCGCAAGGGCGAGATCGTGGCCGGCGCCGAAGCAGTGGCACGCAAGGTGCAGGACAAGTTCGAGAAGGGCCTCATCACCGACTCGGAGCGTCGCACCGACCTCACCGAGCTCTGGACCAAGGCCACGAACGAGGTGCAGAAGGCCACGCAGGAGGCGTTCGACGAGAACAACTCCATCTACCGCATGGTCACGGCAGGCGCCAACGGCAACTGGATCCAGGTTCGCAACATCACCGGCATGCGCGGTCTGGTGACCAACCCGAAGGGTGAGGTCATCCCGCGCCCGATCATCTCGTCGTACCGCGAGGGCCTGACCGTGGCGGAGTACTTCATCGCCACCCACGGTGCCCGCAAGGGCTCGGCCGACACGGCGCTCCGCACGGCCGACTCGGGCTACCTGACGCGTCGTCTCGTCGACGTGTCGCAGGACGTCATCATCCGTGAGGACGACTGCGGCACCGAGCGCGGCCTGGACTTCCCGATCGCCGAGACGATCGACGGCCAGGTCATGCTGCACGAGCTCGCCGAGTCGTCGGTCTACGCCCGCAACGTCGCGACCGACGTGGTGGCGGAGGACGGCACAGTCCTCGCCGTCGGCGGTCAGGATGTCGGCGATCGCGAGATCCGCGCGTTCCTCGCGGCCGGCGTCACCACGGTCAAGGTGCGCTCCGTGCTCACCTGCGAGTCCGCGGTCGGCGTCTGCGCGCACTGCTACGGCCGCTCGCTGGCCACCGGCAAGCTCGTCGACATCGGCGAGGCGGTCGGCATCATCGCCGCCCAGTCGATCGGTGAGCCCGGCACGCAGCTGACGATGCGAACCTTCCACACGGGTGGTTCGGTCGGCGCGAGCGACATCACGCAGGGTCTGCCCCGCGTGACCGAGCTCTTCGAGGCACGCACGCCGAAGAACTCCTCGCCGATCGCCGAGGCCGCCGGCCGCGTGCGCATCGAGGAGGACGAGAAGTCGAAGCGCATCGTGCTCACGCCCGACAACGGCGACGAGGAGTTCACCTACCAGGTGCTCCGCCGCGCGACCCTCGAGGTCGGCGACGGCGATCGCGTCGAGCAGGGCCAGCAGCTCCAGGTCGGCTCGGTCGACCCCAAGGAGGTGCTGCGCGTGCGCGGCGTCCGCGAGGTGCAGAAGCACCTGGTCTCGGGCGTCCAGGACGTGTACCGCTCGCAGGGTGTGCCGATCCACGACAAGCACATCGAGGTCATCGTTCGGCAGATGCTCCGCAAGGTCACCGTCGTCGACCACGGCGAGACCGGCCTGCTGCCCGGTGAGCTCGTCGACCGCTCGCGGTACAACGAGCTGAACCGTGCCGCGCTGACCGACGGCAAGAAGACCGCCTCGGCCCGCCAGGAGGTCATGGGCATCACGAAGGCGTCGCTCGCGACGGAGTCGTGGCTCTCGGCCGCCTCCTTCCAGGAGACGACCAAGGTGCTCACCGAGGCCGCCCTGGCCGGCAAGCGCGACCCGCTGCTCGGCCTCAAGGAGAACGTCATCATCGGCAAGCTCATCCCGGCCGGCACCGGCCTGGCGCGCTACCGCGACGTCTCGGTCGAGGCCACCGAGGAGGCGAAGGCGGAGCGCTACCCGAACCGCCTGTTCGCCGACGCGGGCAGCGTCGACGAGGCCGACCTGTCGTACCTCGACTTCGACGCCTTCACGGGCGGCGAGCTCGGTGAGGAGCCGGGTCAGTACGTCTGATCGGTGACTGACGCGAGGGGCCGCATCCACACGGATGCGGCCCCTCCGTCGTCCCCGCGGATCAGTCGCCCGGCGGTGCGCCGCAGGGCCCGTGCGGCGCGCCGTGCCTAGAATCGCTCCGACGATGCGGCACCGTGCCGTCTCAGGAGGTTTCACCATGAGCGACGAGCAGCCCACTTCGTGGCGCGACCGGTTCTTCGGCGGCCCCGGCCGAGAGCCGGAGCCCGAGGCGAACGTCACCCAGCCCGGCGCGGAGTCCGAGGTCGACCCGCGCGAGCAGCACTCGGCAGAGCTCGCTCCTGACTCGACCGAGGCTGCGGCGACCTCGGTGACCGAGCACGACGAGCACCAGCCGCTCGTCGAGCACGAGGGCGAGGCCGACACGGCGGTGCTCGACACGCACGAGACCGCAGGTCTGGAGCGCGACCGCGGGGACGCATCCGACGACCGTGCGAGCGACAGCCCGATCGAGCCGACGGTGATCGCCCCGTCGACGCTGCGCGGCCCGTCGCACTCCGCGGCGCACCCCGACGACACGGAGCGGCTCGACACCGTCGGCGCCGACACCGCGCGCCCCGACGCCGACCGCGCGCACGGCGAGGCGGCGACCAGCTCGCTCGAGCAGGTGCCGGAGTCGAGCACGGACCCGACGAGCACCGACCCGACGAGCACCGACTCGACGAGCACCGACGGGCCCCCCGCGCTCGTCGAGCCCCGCCGCCCGGCATTCGGCCTGCGCCGGCACTCCGACGACGCCGCCGCTGACGGCCACGGCGCGGGCGCCGCGGCGGCCGGCGCAGCAGTCGGCGCCACCGCGGCGGGGGGCACCGCGCTGGGCGCGGCAGCCGCCGGCTCGAGCGCCGACCGCACCTTCGTCGAGCCCGAGCCGACCCAGGCGCTCGACGCGCAGCGCGGCGACGACGAGGCGACCCGGGCCCTGCCGACGCAGGAGGCCGACGGGGCCACCCAGGTGCTCCCGGCGCAGCCCGCCGCAGACGAGCCGACACGGCGCTTCGGCATCATCCGCGACGAGGTGCCGGCGTCGTCGATCCCGGTCGACGACGAGACGGCGCGCGCGGCCGCCGGCGGCACGCCCATCGTGCTCGTCGAGGAGCCGATGCCGCCGCGGCGCAAGGGCGCGCGCGGCGTGGGCTTCGCGGTCGCGCTGCTCGCGACGGTGGTGTTCGGCCTCGTCTTCGCGGCCGCGTTCTTCGCCGTCGGCTACCTGTTCGACCGCGGCTTCGACGCCCTGGAGACCCTCGAGACGCTCTGGCTGCGCCCCTCGTACCTGCTGCCGGTGGTGGTCTTCTTCGTCGCCTACTGGATCCTCACGCTGCTCGTGAACCGCGCCGGGTGGTGGGCGCACGTGCTCGGCGCCTTCATCGTCGCGCTGCTCGTCTACGCAGCCCACATGGCCGGCGCCTACATGGAGTCGCTCGACGGCTGGGAGAGCTACACCGAGGTGCTCGGCATCGACGCCGGCGACCTGGGCGAGCTGCTCCTCGCACCGCTCTCGGTGCTCGCGTTCGTGATCGCCCGCGAGGTGCCCGTCTGGGTCGGCGGCATCGTCTCGCGCCGCGGTCGCAAGGCGCGCGAGTACAACCGGCAGGCGCTCGACGACTTCAACGCCGAGAACGCCGAACGGCTCGCCGCCTACGAGCGCGCACGGGGCTAGACGCAGCCCACCATCCGCTGAGGAACGGGTCCTGTCGAGGCAGGGCCCCGTTCCTCACGCCCAGGTTTCGTTTTCCTCAGGTCTGGCACAATGGGAAGTGGCCTTGCCCCTGTCCACGGGGCGAGGCCCTGCTGAGTCTGGCGACGCGGATGGGGGGTGCCGGCTTGCTGAGGTGGGTCACGCGCCATCGGAAGTCCACGGCAGCCGGGGCGCTCGTCACGGCGGTCTCCGTCGCGCTCGGGATCGTCGCCTTCACGCACGAGGGCTTCACCACCACCGACGTCGACCTCAACGACGGCGGCGTCTGGGTCACCAAGGAGCAGACGCAGCAGCTCGGCCGCATCAACGTGCAGGCCGAGGAGCTCGACGCGGGCCTCACGTCGCCCACCGCGAACTTCGACGTGCTGCAGGACGGCGACAACGT is a window encoding:
- the rpoC gene encoding DNA-directed RNA polymerase subunit beta': MIDATTFDELRIGLATADDIRGWSYGEVKKPETINYRTLKPEKDGLFGEQIFGPSRDWECACGKYKRVRFKGIVCERCGVEVTKSSVRRERMGHIELAAPVTHIWYFKGVPSRLGYLLDMAPKDLEKVIYFAAYMIIRVDTDARHERLPQLEQELRLKVNEIEKRRDADIAERLAQLETDVAQLEEEGAKADQKRKVRDAGEREMAQLRKIADDQIAQMERVFDDFRTLKVGDLKAEDAAYHDLVDLYGEFFDGHMGAEAIKLRLLAFDLVTEAADLHQQIAEGKGQRKIRAIKRLKVVNSFLQTGNSPAAMVLDVVPVIPPELRPMVQLDGGRFATSDLNDLYRRVINRNNRLRRLLDLGAPEIIVNNEKRMLQEAVDALFDNGRRGRPVTGTGNRALKSLSDMLKGKQGRFRQNLLGKRVDYSGRSVIVVGPQLQLHQCGLPKQMALELFKPFVIKRLIDLGHSQNIKHAKRMVERSKPQVWDVLEEVIRERPVLLNRAPTLHRLGIQAFEPLLVEGKAIQLHPLVCSAFNADFDGDQMAVHLPLSVEAQAEARVLMLASNNILKPSDGRPVTLPTHEIVSGLHHLTTVKQDALGHGRTFSSVAEAIMAMDQGSLDLNAVVRIRLTGLVFRDQDRPEGYVDGEPFVLETTLGRALFNELLPDDFPFVTEVAAKPVISLIVNALAERYSKTVVAATLDKIKDAGFYWATRSGISVALSDVITPARKGEIVAGAEAVARKVQDKFEKGLITDSERRTDLTELWTKATNEVQKATQEAFDENNSIYRMVTAGANGNWIQVRNITGMRGLVTNPKGEVIPRPIISSYREGLTVAEYFIATHGARKGSADTALRTADSGYLTRRLVDVSQDVIIREDDCGTERGLDFPIAETIDGQVMLHELAESSVYARNVATDVVAEDGTVLAVGGQDVGDREIRAFLAAGVTTVKVRSVLTCESAVGVCAHCYGRSLATGKLVDIGEAVGIIAAQSIGEPGTQLTMRTFHTGGSVGASDITQGLPRVTELFEARTPKNSSPIAEAAGRVRIEEDEKSKRIVLTPDNGDEEFTYQVLRRATLEVGDGDRVEQGQQLQVGSVDPKEVLRVRGVREVQKHLVSGVQDVYRSQGVPIHDKHIEVIVRQMLRKVTVVDHGETGLLPGELVDRSRYNELNRAALTDGKKTASARQEVMGITKASLATESWLSAASFQETTKVLTEAALAGKRDPLLGLKENVIIGKLIPAGTGLARYRDVSVEATEEAKAERYPNRLFADAGSVDEADLSYLDFDAFTGGELGEEPGQYV
- a CDS encoding DMT family transporter, with the protein product MSDEQPTSWRDRFFGGPGREPEPEANVTQPGAESEVDPREQHSAELAPDSTEAAATSVTEHDEHQPLVEHEGEADTAVLDTHETAGLERDRGDASDDRASDSPIEPTVIAPSTLRGPSHSAAHPDDTERLDTVGADTARPDADRAHGEAATSSLEQVPESSTDPTSTDPTSTDSTSTDGPPALVEPRRPAFGLRRHSDDAAADGHGAGAAAAGAAVGATAAGGTALGAAAAGSSADRTFVEPEPTQALDAQRGDDEATRALPTQEADGATQVLPAQPAADEPTRRFGIIRDEVPASSIPVDDETARAAAGGTPIVLVEEPMPPRRKGARGVGFAVALLATVVFGLVFAAAFFAVGYLFDRGFDALETLETLWLRPSYLLPVVVFFVAYWILTLLVNRAGWWAHVLGAFIVALLVYAAHMAGAYMESLDGWESYTEVLGIDAGDLGELLLAPLSVLAFVIAREVPVWVGGIVSRRGRKAREYNRQALDDFNAENAERLAAYERARG